Proteins encoded in a region of the Flammeovirga yaeyamensis genome:
- a CDS encoding PAS domain-containing sensor histidine kinase, translated as MNFSPQIYNEQIQNYPFLIIQKVDFLLLSGYDEQQFVFSVSEHDYKLNSFFDVCPKEWQGIFRGAFKEVIRNTCIIKELYDNDGNKSLVRIENEENTFKIFRINPLLTESKTFNFHTLFDHLLKTTNDAIAIISSDKKMIKKNIPLENLLERLIRKPISSNNRFEELLNKSKRVNTGINKALNGEKYQTEVTYLSESNDLVFIRTDYSPLHDYQNNVIACLVKSRDVTARNSIEDMFSVMLNSSNTGYVLVSDTGKIIKINKHLQDLLGYKEEEFINRDFVDFVHSTIKKEVQGEFSQLLRNKEWLVNKNNMFLDLKKKDNDSLLFELENKKVILSDHKSALFVTLKNITLKERNSHILHEMQRLIKACGWVYDRFSKKMLVTEEVAQVIGVSKEFVEKNPTFLLNNSDETSKEQAKEILLSAFRNKTNFNFELKINSKFKGEQWVRLNGKPIVRHQRIVGLYGALQDITEQKHSLNLLKRNESYIKEIQRVTKVGNWVFDVKNNRFYWSDHLISMLRLKDDKHRNLSLKAILNFVDTPYLFPMINAIKKLSLFHEPIDLDIKCNNNLNAASGIEFINIKGRAIYNRKGEVKRFVGAVTDITARKNEEELNKSKKIWLKSMLNAARDSFIAEYSGRIANYNRGLQKLLGYNHYFDLRGMVFINLFYEEDQDRVLKYRQQCRQGDISTPQKIEVKMVKRDNSLVDVELCANLTKIKGKLYTIFNAHDISKRKEYEMGLLHKNKELIETNKELDRFLYSTTHDLKGPITSLRGLVNLGYRESSDVVKDVYLPMMDKNVDRMLDLISDFGEYLRNNRKNIVPEEITLKEQLETIIHTHKFSAPSNYVVNINMDEQLKVVTDKYRFRSILTNLYTNAIKYYDREKDKHYLDITASLDDNESLILSFVDNGEGISKHEQTKVFDMFYRASEQSDGTGLGLFIVKEAINVLNGEIHLKSDPNSGTNFTVSLPKLK; from the coding sequence ATGAATTTTTCTCCTCAAATATACAATGAGCAAATACAAAATTATCCCTTTTTGATAATTCAGAAAGTAGATTTCCTATTGCTTTCGGGTTATGATGAGCAGCAGTTTGTTTTTTCTGTGAGTGAACACGACTACAAATTAAATTCTTTTTTTGATGTTTGTCCAAAAGAATGGCAAGGGATTTTTAGAGGAGCATTTAAAGAAGTTATCCGAAACACTTGTATTATCAAGGAATTATATGATAACGATGGTAACAAATCGCTTGTAAGAATAGAAAATGAGGAAAACACTTTTAAGATATTTAGAATTAATCCGTTATTAACTGAATCAAAAACTTTCAACTTTCATACTCTTTTTGATCACTTATTAAAAACAACAAATGATGCAATTGCTATTATTAGTTCCGATAAGAAGATGATAAAAAAGAATATCCCTTTAGAAAATTTATTGGAACGGTTAATTAGAAAGCCAATTTCATCAAATAATCGATTTGAAGAATTACTCAATAAATCAAAAAGGGTAAATACTGGGATCAATAAAGCCTTAAATGGAGAAAAATACCAAACAGAAGTAACCTATTTGTCAGAATCAAATGATTTGGTATTTATTCGAACAGATTACTCACCACTACACGATTATCAAAATAATGTCATCGCTTGTCTAGTAAAGTCAAGAGATGTTACCGCTAGGAATTCCATTGAAGATATGTTCAGTGTAATGCTTAATAGTAGTAATACTGGATATGTATTAGTGAGTGATACAGGAAAGATCATAAAGATCAATAAACATCTTCAGGATTTATTGGGGTACAAGGAAGAAGAATTTATCAATAGAGATTTTGTTGATTTTGTTCATTCAACCATTAAAAAAGAGGTTCAAGGTGAATTTTCCCAATTACTCCGTAATAAAGAGTGGTTGGTCAATAAAAACAATATGTTTCTTGATCTTAAAAAGAAAGACAACGATTCCTTATTGTTTGAGTTGGAGAATAAGAAAGTGATTTTGTCTGATCATAAATCAGCCTTATTCGTAACGCTTAAAAATATAACCCTTAAAGAAAGAAACTCTCATATACTTCACGAGATGCAAAGGCTAATTAAAGCTTGTGGATGGGTATATGATCGCTTTTCTAAGAAAATGCTAGTCACAGAAGAAGTGGCACAAGTTATAGGAGTGTCAAAAGAGTTTGTAGAAAAAAATCCTACATTCCTTTTAAATAACTCTGATGAAACATCAAAAGAACAAGCTAAAGAAATTTTATTATCTGCTTTTAGAAATAAAACTAACTTCAATTTTGAATTAAAAATAAATTCAAAATTTAAAGGAGAACAATGGGTAAGGTTAAACGGAAAACCTATTGTACGACATCAAAGAATTGTTGGTTTGTATGGAGCATTGCAAGATATAACCGAGCAAAAGCATTCTTTAAACCTTTTGAAAAGGAACGAATCCTATATAAAGGAAATTCAAAGAGTCACCAAAGTTGGGAATTGGGTTTTTGATGTAAAAAATAATCGTTTTTACTGGTCAGATCATCTTATTAGTATGCTTAGACTAAAAGATGATAAACATCGAAATCTATCATTAAAGGCTATTCTAAATTTCGTTGATACACCTTATCTGTTTCCAATGATCAACGCAATAAAGAAGCTATCCTTATTTCATGAACCTATAGATCTTGATATTAAATGCAATAATAATTTAAATGCAGCATCAGGTATTGAGTTTATTAATATCAAAGGCAGGGCAATCTATAATCGTAAAGGAGAAGTAAAACGATTTGTTGGTGCAGTAACAGATATTACAGCAAGAAAAAATGAAGAAGAATTAAATAAGAGCAAGAAAATCTGGTTGAAGTCAATGTTGAATGCAGCTAGAGATAGTTTCATTGCTGAATACTCTGGCAGAATAGCAAATTATAATAGGGGGCTTCAGAAACTTTTGGGTTATAATCATTATTTCGATTTGAGAGGCATGGTCTTTATTAATCTGTTTTATGAAGAAGACCAAGACAGGGTATTAAAATATCGTCAACAATGTCGTCAAGGGGATATTTCGACACCTCAAAAAATTGAGGTCAAAATGGTGAAACGAGATAATTCATTAGTTGACGTCGAATTATGTGCTAACCTGACAAAGATAAAAGGGAAGTTATATACCATATTTAATGCTCATGATATATCTAAAAGAAAGGAGTATGAAATGGGCCTTTTACATAAGAATAAAGAACTGATAGAAACCAATAAGGAATTAGATAGATTTTTATACAGTACCACCCATGACCTAAAAGGTCCAATTACTTCTTTAAGAGGTTTAGTAAATCTTGGTTATAGAGAGTCATCTGATGTTGTGAAAGACGTTTATCTTCCAATGATGGATAAAAACGTGGATAGAATGTTGGATCTTATCAGTGATTTTGGAGAATATCTAAGAAACAATAGGAAAAATATTGTTCCAGAAGAAATTACTTTAAAAGAACAATTAGAAACCATCATACATACTCATAAGTTTAGTGCTCCATCAAATTATGTTGTTAACATCAATATGGATGAACAATTAAAAGTGGTGACTGATAAATACCGGTTCAGAAGTATCCTCACCAATCTATATACAAATGCAATAAAATACTACGACAGAGAAAAGGATAAGCATTACTTGGATATAACAGCATCCTTAGATGATAATGAGAGTTTAATACTTTCTTTTGTTGATAATGGAGAAGGAATATCAAAACATGAACAAACCAAAGTATTTGATATGTTCTACAGAGCAAGTGAGCAAAGTGATGGTACGGGGTTAGGTTTGTTTATTGTAAAAGAAGCTATCAATGTATTAAATGGAGAAATTCATTTGAAATCAGATCCTAATTCGGGGACAAATTTCACAGTTTCCTTACCCAAATTAAAATAA
- a CDS encoding aldo/keto reductase: MISKIVTGVWNWGAHTPQQINELIQRSIDAGITTFDHADIYGGYTIEKLFGDALSLTPSLKDKLQIVTKCGIKLVHPNRPNHAIKSYDTSKQHIVTSVETSLKNLQVDTLDYLLIHRPDPLMNIDEVSETIEGLKKEGKIKEFGVSNFLPHQVEMLKSRVDIKINQIEISPLKTDALYDGSLDQCQQCGITPMAWSPLGNGKIFTGQDEKTLHLKNTLAQVGEKYNLALDQTIFAWHLTHPAGITPVLGTTKAERIETAAKVMSIKLENEDWFRILEAAEGNEVP; encoded by the coding sequence ATGATTTCAAAAATAGTCACAGGTGTTTGGAATTGGGGAGCTCATACCCCTCAGCAAATCAACGAATTAATTCAAAGAAGTATTGATGCAGGGATCACTACTTTCGATCATGCTGATATTTATGGCGGTTATACCATCGAAAAGTTATTTGGAGATGCTTTATCGCTTACTCCTTCTTTAAAAGATAAATTACAGATTGTTACAAAATGTGGAATTAAGTTGGTTCACCCGAATCGTCCTAACCATGCTATCAAATCTTATGATACAAGTAAACAACATATTGTTACTTCTGTAGAAACTTCTTTAAAGAACCTTCAGGTAGATACTCTAGATTATTTACTTATTCACCGCCCAGATCCTTTGATGAATATCGATGAGGTGAGCGAGACTATAGAGGGTTTGAAAAAAGAAGGTAAGATCAAGGAGTTTGGTGTGAGTAACTTCTTACCTCATCAGGTAGAGATGTTGAAATCAAGAGTTGATATTAAAATCAACCAAATTGAGATTTCTCCACTAAAGACAGATGCATTATATGATGGATCATTAGATCAATGCCAACAATGTGGTATCACACCAATGGCTTGGTCTCCGCTTGGAAATGGCAAAATCTTCACTGGTCAAGATGAAAAAACGCTTCACCTAAAGAATACTTTAGCACAGGTTGGAGAGAAATATAACTTGGCATTAGATCAAACAATCTTTGCATGGCACTTAACGCACCCTGCCGGAATTACTCCTGTTTTAGGAACAACAAAAGCAGAAAGAATTGAGACTGCCGCAAAAGTAATGTCAATAAAACTAGAAAATGAAGATTGGTTTAGAATATTAGAGGCGGCTGAAGGAAACGAAGTGCCTTAA
- a CDS encoding ion channel: MADKNKKILDPGVGASYRQRTKRIINPDGTFNVRRIGTLNVIQDAYHWLITIPWLPFIAVVTSVILSTNFLYAYIYWFIGIEYIGGAPTGFFWDDYVSALFFSVQTFTTVGYGAMSPDGQFVGLIASLEAFNGLLLSAFSTGILYGRFSRPMSKIKFSEVALLTPYKGTDDYSIQFRIINKRSNTVLHMKASVFLSLNDKNDRDGTYSHRRDFYDLSLERSSIMFMPLSWTIVHIIDKNSPLYGITLKELVERQAEMLITLNGYDETFGQDTYSYHSYVADEFEENKRFIRNFNVADNGDILLHVNDVDLREDIPPKEDKES; this comes from the coding sequence ATGGCAGATAAAAATAAAAAAATATTAGACCCAGGGGTTGGTGCTTCTTACAGACAAAGAACGAAAAGAATCATCAACCCTGATGGTACATTTAATGTTCGTAGAATTGGGACGCTTAATGTAATACAAGATGCCTACCACTGGTTAATTACCATTCCTTGGCTACCTTTTATTGCTGTTGTAACGTCTGTAATTCTTTCAACAAACTTTTTGTATGCCTATATCTATTGGTTTATTGGCATTGAATACATCGGTGGTGCACCTACGGGATTCTTTTGGGATGACTATGTGAGTGCCCTCTTTTTTAGTGTGCAAACTTTTACTACCGTTGGCTATGGAGCAATGTCGCCCGATGGACAATTTGTAGGTTTAATTGCTTCTTTGGAAGCATTCAACGGACTTTTGCTTTCGGCATTTTCTACCGGTATTCTGTATGGTCGATTCTCACGTCCAATGTCCAAAATCAAATTTTCTGAGGTAGCACTGCTTACACCTTATAAAGGAACGGATGATTATTCTATCCAATTTAGGATTATCAATAAACGATCGAATACCGTACTTCATATGAAAGCGTCTGTATTTTTATCACTAAATGATAAAAACGATAGAGATGGAACGTATTCACATCGTAGGGATTTTTATGATCTGTCTTTAGAAAGATCGAGTATCATGTTTATGCCTCTTTCATGGACGATCGTACATATCATTGATAAAAATAGTCCTTTATATGGCATCACTCTTAAAGAGTTGGTCGAAAGGCAGGCCGAAATGTTGATTACCTTAAACGGTTATGATGAAACATTTGGGCAAGACACCTATTCTTATCACTCCTATGTTGCCGATGAGTTTGAAGAAAACAAACGATTTATTAGAAACTTTAATGTTGCTGATAATGGTGATATTCTACTTCATGTAAATGATGTGGACCTAAGAGAAGACATTCCGCCAAAAGAAGATAAAGAGTCATAA
- the uvrC gene encoding excinuclease ABC subunit UvrC — MQSYKEELMNAVKNLPMQPGVYKYFNDEGKIIYIGKAKKLRNRVSSYFLKQAGLNRKTQRLVSEIRKLEFVVVDTEYDALLLENNLIKKNQPKYNILLKDDKTYPYICVTRERFPRVFSTRNIQDKRHKYFGPYPNGRQMSALLDLFKQLYKIRNCTFNLSQENVAAGKYSVCLEFHINNCLGPCEGKQKEEDYQQDIDQVLQILKGNLSIPKDYFTQKMQESVEQLAFEEAQKWKQKLDLLTNYQSKSLVVSPTFRDCEVYAIVSDEKFAYVNFIKITNGGIMVTESTQLTKKMDESDEELLIYAIMEFRNRYNTSSQKIYTNIDLSDQLDEDERLEFTVPKIGDGKKLIQLSFKNAMYYKRERETSRGEISDKKSNYQVLVQLKNELQLSEIPVHIECFDNSNIQGTNPVSACVVFKDGRPSKKDYRHFHVKTVEGPDDFASMEEAVYRRYRRLLDEKQKLPQLVIIDGGKGQLSSAVTALERLGLYGKLPVIGIAKKLEEIFFPEDPIPLHLSKKSRSLQLVQRLRDEAHRFGITFHRNLRSKGSIQSKLEEIPGIGPNTIQKLLKQFKTISNIKSAPIEEVAHVVGQSKAQKVKDGLA, encoded by the coding sequence ATGCAGTCGTACAAAGAGGAATTAATGAATGCGGTAAAGAATTTACCAATGCAACCTGGAGTCTATAAATATTTTAACGATGAAGGGAAAATCATCTATATCGGAAAAGCCAAAAAGCTTAGAAATAGAGTATCCTCTTATTTTTTAAAACAAGCTGGTTTAAATCGAAAGACCCAACGGTTAGTTAGCGAAATTAGAAAGCTAGAATTCGTAGTGGTCGATACAGAGTACGATGCATTACTCTTGGAGAATAACCTAATCAAGAAGAATCAGCCTAAATACAATATTCTTCTTAAGGACGATAAAACGTATCCTTATATATGTGTTACTCGGGAGCGTTTTCCACGAGTGTTTTCTACAAGGAACATTCAGGACAAACGACATAAATATTTTGGACCATACCCGAATGGTCGACAAATGTCTGCTTTACTAGATCTATTCAAACAGTTATATAAAATAAGAAACTGTACTTTCAATTTATCCCAAGAAAATGTTGCAGCAGGAAAGTATAGTGTATGTTTGGAATTTCATATCAATAACTGTTTAGGACCTTGCGAGGGGAAACAAAAAGAGGAAGATTACCAACAGGATATCGATCAGGTATTACAAATTTTGAAAGGTAATTTGAGTATACCAAAGGATTATTTCACCCAAAAGATGCAAGAGTCGGTGGAACAGTTGGCTTTCGAGGAGGCACAAAAATGGAAACAAAAATTAGACTTACTGACCAACTACCAATCAAAATCGCTAGTGGTATCACCTACTTTTAGAGATTGTGAAGTGTACGCCATCGTTTCAGATGAGAAGTTCGCTTATGTCAACTTCATCAAAATCACCAACGGTGGAATTATGGTGACAGAATCCACACAGCTGACTAAAAAGATGGACGAATCAGATGAAGAGTTATTGATTTATGCCATCATGGAGTTTAGAAATAGATATAACACCTCTTCTCAAAAAATATATACAAACATCGATTTAAGTGATCAATTGGACGAAGATGAAAGGTTAGAATTTACAGTTCCGAAAATAGGTGATGGTAAAAAGCTGATTCAACTTTCTTTTAAGAATGCAATGTATTATAAGAGAGAGAGGGAAACGTCAAGAGGGGAGATAAGTGATAAGAAAAGTAATTATCAAGTACTCGTTCAACTGAAAAATGAACTTCAGTTAAGTGAAATACCTGTTCATATCGAGTGTTTTGATAACTCCAATATTCAAGGAACAAATCCTGTATCTGCTTGTGTGGTATTTAAGGATGGAAGGCCATCGAAAAAAGACTATCGACATTTTCATGTGAAAACAGTAGAAGGTCCAGACGATTTTGCATCAATGGAAGAAGCAGTTTATCGTAGATATAGAAGACTACTTGATGAAAAACAGAAACTCCCTCAATTGGTGATTATCGATGGAGGTAAAGGTCAGCTGAGTTCTGCAGTTACAGCGTTGGAACGTTTAGGACTCTATGGTAAGCTACCTGTTATAGGTATTGCTAAAAAGCTAGAAGAAATTTTCTTTCCTGAAGATCCCATTCCATTACATTTGAGTAAAAAGTCGAGGTCTTTACAGTTGGTTCAAAGACTTAGAGATGAAGCCCATCGATTTGGCATCACATTCCATAGGAATCTAAGAAGTAAAGGAAGTATTCAATCTAAACTAGAAGAGATTCCAGGTATTGGACCGAATACTATTCAAAAATTACTCAAGCAGTTTAAAACGATATCAAATATTAAATCTGCTCCCATAGAAGAAGTAGCACATGTGGTTGGTCAGAGTAAAGCGCAAAAAGTAAAAGACGGTTTAGCATAA
- a CDS encoding transglycosylase domain-containing protein, translating to MIINFLKRLFYFFLGLHLLFCLYIGLGTLYVKWANPTLSPYMLARANFDASKIITPQFRPIGSIPTDLKTAVMGVEDPDFYLHNGVALEKKPLMNATISQKVVRNMFLMPHDNNLGMYLESIGAVEMELFLGKERIFELFMNYVEWGDNIYGIGEAADFYYKKDLPYLSRTQKLKLASVLADPIKVEPSTYNKDEVIEARFKLLNSFME from the coding sequence ATGATTATAAATTTTTTAAAAAGATTATTCTATTTCTTCTTAGGATTACACCTCCTTTTCTGCCTTTATATCGGCTTGGGCACTTTATATGTAAAGTGGGCTAATCCTACGTTATCTCCTTATATGTTAGCGAGAGCAAATTTTGATGCCTCAAAAATAATTACTCCTCAATTCAGACCGATCGGTAGTATTCCAACAGATTTAAAAACGGCTGTAATGGGTGTTGAGGATCCTGACTTCTACTTACACAATGGAGTTGCTCTAGAGAAAAAGCCTTTGATGAATGCTACTATTTCTCAGAAAGTAGTGAGAAATATGTTTTTAATGCCACACGATAACAATTTAGGTATGTACTTAGAAAGTATTGGTGCGGTAGAAATGGAATTGTTCTTAGGTAAGGAACGTATATTCGAACTATTTATGAATTACGTAGAGTGGGGCGATAATATTTATGGTATTGGTGAAGCTGCTGATTTCTATTACAAGAAAGACCTGCCTTACTTATCAAGAACTCAAAAATTAAAACTAGCCTCAGTTTTAGCAGACCCTATTAAAGTAGAACCATCTACTTATAATAAGGATGAAGTTATTGAAGCTAGATTTAAATTATTGAATTCTTTTATGGAATAA
- a CDS encoding DUF2911 domain-containing protein, protein MKTLYITLFVLCSFQLFGQELKHKPRKSETGLATYKMKDGTYVKVTYGRPKMRSDFDTKFGVSVPWRKLWRFGDDDATEITVSKDVNFGGQHLKAGTYSLYAIPDTAEWTLIVNKAQGAWGTFKYNKKEDVFRIKTPALNSFRIFQKFSIFLQEDDEGCNLVAIWQRISIVIPIRKPEEE, encoded by the coding sequence ATGAAAACATTATACATAACATTATTTGTCCTTTGCAGTTTCCAACTCTTCGGACAAGAATTAAAGCACAAACCTAGGAAAAGTGAAACAGGTTTGGCTACCTATAAAATGAAGGACGGTACTTATGTAAAAGTGACTTATGGTCGTCCAAAAATGAGATCAGATTTTGATACTAAATTCGGGGTGTCTGTTCCATGGAGAAAATTATGGCGTTTTGGCGACGATGATGCTACTGAAATCACAGTATCTAAAGACGTGAATTTTGGAGGGCAACACCTAAAAGCAGGAACATATTCTTTATATGCTATTCCAGATACAGCGGAATGGACCCTTATTGTAAATAAAGCTCAGGGAGCATGGGGTACTTTTAAGTACAATAAAAAAGAGGATGTTTTTAGAATAAAGACACCTGCGTTGAACTCCTTTAGAATATTTCAGAAGTTCTCCATTTTTCTTCAAGAAGATGATGAAGGGTGTAACTTGGTGGCTATTTGGCAAAGAATATCTATAGTGATTCCAATAAGAAAACCTGAAGAGGAATAA
- a CDS encoding HepT-like ribonuclease domain-containing protein, producing MKREIKKYLFDIKVSIDSIFEYLGDERNFFEYQKNKLLRRAVEREIEIIGEATNRILKIDSNINIENSRQIVDTRNWVIHGYDKVDNVVIWGIITKHLPKLKAEVEELLLN from the coding sequence ATGAAGCGTGAAATAAAAAAATACTTATTTGATATAAAAGTCTCTATAGATTCTATTTTTGAATACTTAGGAGATGAACGAAATTTTTTCGAATACCAGAAAAATAAGCTTCTTAGAAGGGCTGTTGAGAGAGAAATTGAGATAATAGGGGAAGCAACTAATAGAATATTAAAAATTGATTCAAATATCAATATTGAAAATTCAAGACAGATTGTTGATACTCGAAATTGGGTTATCCACGGGTATGATAAAGTGGATAATGTTGTAATATGGGGCATTATTACTAAACATTTACCCAAGCTTAAAGCTGAAGTTGAAGAGTTACTATTAAACTAA
- a CDS encoding nucleotidyltransferase family protein codes for MQKILQNKLADLKALCSKLGVKKMYVFGSAVKGKFTEKSDIDFLISFTDKLSIEEYTENYFSLHYKLQELFKRKIDLVTESSLSNPYFIESVDESKQLIYEA; via the coding sequence ATGCAAAAAATACTTCAAAATAAGTTAGCAGATTTAAAGGCTCTTTGTTCTAAGCTTGGGGTAAAGAAAATGTATGTATTTGGTTCTGCGGTTAAAGGAAAATTTACTGAAAAGAGCGATATAGATTTTTTAATATCTTTTACTGATAAATTATCAATCGAGGAATACACTGAAAATTATTTTTCGCTTCATTATAAACTTCAAGAATTATTTAAGAGAAAAATTGATCTAGTGACAGAATCGTCTCTTTCTAATCCGTATTTTATTGAAAGCGTTGATGAATCTAAACAGTTGATTTATGAAGCGTGA
- the hisB gene encoding bifunctional histidinol-phosphatase/imidazoleglycerol-phosphate dehydratase HisB → MKKALFIDRDGTIIVEPPVDYQVDSLEKLEFVPLAISQLQKIAQELDYELVMVTNQDGLGTDSYPEDTFWPAQNKMLDTLKGEGIVFDDILIDKTFEKENAPTRKPRTGLLEDKYMKGDYDLENSFVIGDRLTDVELAKNLGSKGIFIGEKGQSKEAVLETTSWIEIYEFLKNYSPAGRMARVERITNETKILIGVNLDGTGQSDLSTGIGFFDHMLHQVARHGKIDLTVKVEGDLYIDEHHTIEDTGLAIGEAIKKALGDKRGIERYGFFIAPMDEVLAQVALDFSGRPWFVCDAPLKRESVGDFPVEMFSHFFKSFSDAAGCNLNIKTEGDNDHHIIEGTFKAFAKAMRMAIKVEEGNNEIPSTKGVL, encoded by the coding sequence ATGAAAAAAGCATTATTTATCGACCGCGATGGAACAATAATCGTAGAACCGCCAGTGGATTATCAGGTGGACTCTTTAGAAAAGTTAGAATTTGTTCCTTTAGCCATCTCTCAGTTACAAAAAATTGCTCAGGAATTAGATTACGAATTAGTAATGGTCACCAACCAAGACGGATTGGGTACCGATAGCTATCCTGAGGATACTTTCTGGCCTGCACAAAATAAAATGCTGGACACACTTAAGGGAGAAGGGATTGTTTTTGATGATATTTTAATTGATAAAACTTTCGAAAAAGAAAATGCTCCAACTAGAAAGCCAAGAACGGGCTTACTAGAAGATAAATACATGAAAGGAGACTACGATTTAGAAAATTCATTTGTGATCGGTGATCGATTAACTGATGTTGAATTGGCTAAAAACTTAGGATCTAAGGGTATTTTCATAGGAGAGAAAGGTCAGTCGAAAGAAGCAGTTTTAGAAACAACTTCTTGGATTGAAATCTATGAATTCTTGAAAAACTACTCTCCTGCAGGTAGAATGGCTAGAGTAGAAAGAATTACCAACGAAACAAAAATTCTTATTGGTGTTAATCTAGACGGAACAGGACAATCTGATTTATCAACAGGTATCGGATTCTTCGACCATATGTTACATCAAGTAGCACGTCATGGTAAAATTGACCTTACTGTAAAAGTGGAAGGCGATTTATACATCGACGAACACCATACGATTGAAGATACAGGTTTGGCTATCGGCGAAGCTATCAAAAAAGCATTAGGGGATAAGAGAGGTATCGAAAGATATGGTTTCTTCATCGCTCCTATGGATGAAGTATTGGCACAAGTAGCACTAGATTTTTCTGGCCGCCCTTGGTTTGTTTGCGATGCTCCATTGAAAAGAGAAAGTGTAGGCGATTTCCCAGTAGAAATGTTCTCTCACTTCTTTAAATCGTTTTCTGATGCTGCCGGTTGTAACCTAAACATCAAAACAGAAGGCGATAACGACCACCATATTATTGAAGGAACTTTTAAAGCATTCGCTAAAGCCATGAGAATGGCGATAAAAGTAGAAGAAGGGAATAACGAAATCCCATCAACTAAAGGGGTTTTATAA